The Lynx canadensis isolate LIC74 chromosome D1, mLynCan4.pri.v2, whole genome shotgun sequence genome has a segment encoding these proteins:
- the CHRM1 gene encoding muscarinic acetylcholine receptor M1, which translates to MNTSAPPAVSPNITVLAPGKGPWQVAFIGITTGLLSLATVTGNLLVLISFKVNTELKTVNNYFLLSLACADLIIGTFSMNLYTTYLLMGHWALGTLACDLWLALDYVASNASVMNLLLISFDRYFSVTRPLSYRAKRTPRRAALMIGLAWLVSFILWAPAILFWQYLVGERTVLAGQCYIQFLSQPIITFGTAMAAFYLPVTVMCTLYWRIYRETENRARELAALQGSETPGKGGGSSSSSERSQRGTEGSPETPPGRCCRCCRAPRLLQAYSWKEEEEEDEGSMESLTSSEGEEPGSEVVIKMPMVDPEAQAPAKQPPRSSPNTVKRPTRKGRERAGKGQKPRGKEQLAKRKTFSLVKEKKAARTLSAILLAFILTWTPYNIMVLVSTFCKNCVPETLWELGYWLCYVNSTINPMCYALCNKAFRDTFRLLLLCRWDKRRWRKIPKRPGSVHRTPSRQC; encoded by the coding sequence ATGAATACCTCGGCCCCACCCGCCGTCAGCCCCAACATCACGGTTCTGGCACCGGGAAAGGGTCCCTGGCAAGTGGCCTTCATTGGGATCACCACAGGCCTCCTGTCACTGGCCACAGTGACGGGCAACCTGCTGGTCCTCATCTCCTTCAAGGTCAACACTGAGCTCAAGACAGTCAACAACTACTTCCTGCTCAGCCTGGCCTGTGCCGACCTCATCATCGGTACCTTCTCCATGAACCTCTATACCACGTACCTGCTCATGGGCCACTGGGCTCTGGGCACACTGGCCTGCGACCTCTGGCTGGCCCTGGACTATGTGGCTAGCAATGCCTCCGTCATGAACCTGCTGCTCATCAGTTTCGACCGCTACTTCTCCGTGACCCGGCCCCTGAGCTATCGAGCCAAGCGCACGCCCCGCCGGGCGGCCCTGATGATCGGCCTGGCCTGGCTGGTTTCCTTCATCCTCTGGGCCCCAGCCATCCTCTTCTGGCAGTACCTGGTAGGGGAGCGGACGGTGCTGGCCGGGCAGTGCTACATCCAGTTCCTCTCCCAGCCCATCATCACCTTTGGCACAGCCATGGCCGCCTTCTACCTCCCCGTCACGGTCATGTGCACGCTCTACTGGCGCATCTACCGGGAGACGGAGAACCGGGCCCGGGAGCTGGCGGCCCTGCAGGGCTCTGAGACGCCCGGTAAGGggggcggcagcagcagcagctcagaGCGGTCCCAGCGGGGGACTGAGGGCTCGCCAGAGACCCCTCCGGGGCGCTGCTGTCGCTGTTGCCGGGCCCCCAGGCTGCTGCAGGCCTACagctggaaggaagaagaggaagaggacgAAGGCTCCATGGAGTCCCTCACGTCCTCGGAGGGTGAGGAGCCTGGCTCCGAGGTGGTGATCAAGATGCCCATGGTGGACCCCGAGGCGCAGGCCCCCGCCAAGCAGCCCCCCCGGAGCTCCCCCAATACGGTCAAGAGGCCCACCCGGAAGGGGCGTGAGCGAGCAGGCAAGGGCCAGAAGCCCCGCGGGAAGGAGCAGCTGGCCAAGAGGAAGACCTTCTCGTTGGTCAAGGAGAAGAAGGCGGCTCGGACCCTGAGTGCCATTCTGCTGGCCTTCATCCTCACCTGGACACCATACAACATCATGGTGCTGGTATCCACCTTCTGCAAGAACTGCGTTCCCGAGACGCTGTGGGAGCTGGGCTACTGGCTGTGCTATGTCAACAGCACCATCAACCCCATGTGCTACGCACTCTGCAACAAAGCCTTCCGGGACACCTTCCGCCTGCTGCTGCTCTGCCGCTGGGACAAGCGTCGCTGGCGCAAGATCCCCAAGCGCCCCGGTTCCGTGCACCGCACCCCCTCCCGCCAGTGCTGA